The Caulifigura coniformis genome includes a region encoding these proteins:
- a CDS encoding arylsulfatase: protein MRKHLALFAAAMLSFTAAMPTLSAQEAGKKPNILVIFGDDVGYGNLSAFNNGVMGYDTPNIDRLAKEGGKLVTYYAQQSCTAGRSAFITGQMPFRTGLSKVGLPGAKLGLQKEDPTIAEMLKPLGYATGQFGKNHLGDRDEFLPTAHGFDEFFGNLYHLNAEEEPENSDYPKDPEFKKKYGPRGVIQSTSDGKITDTGPLTKKRMETVDEEVLAKASDFLDRQVKAKKPFFCWFNTTRMHNYTHVRPENLGKTGLGFYADGMVEHDAIIGKLLDYVDKLGVKENTIVIYTTDNGPMTCMFPDGGFTPFRSEKNTNWDGGWRVPAMIRWPGVVKPGTVYKELVSSEDWFPTLLAAAGNPDVKDQLVKGTKAGEKSFKVHLDGFDQMDYLSGKSDKSARKAFFYFSDDGDLLALRNERFKVHFMIQEAKGLDVWKNPFVKTRLPVLFDLKVDPYEKGDDGVGYEDWFYHRAYVMVPAQDAVANMIATFKEFPPRQKPASFTAGDALDALSTTGAGK from the coding sequence ATGCGAAAGCACCTGGCCCTGTTTGCGGCCGCCATGCTGTCATTCACGGCAGCCATGCCGACGTTGTCGGCGCAGGAGGCCGGCAAGAAGCCCAATATCCTCGTCATCTTCGGTGACGACGTGGGCTACGGAAATCTCAGCGCGTTCAACAACGGAGTGATGGGCTACGACACGCCCAACATCGACCGACTCGCCAAAGAAGGCGGCAAGCTGGTGACGTACTACGCCCAGCAGAGCTGCACGGCCGGCCGATCGGCATTCATCACCGGTCAGATGCCGTTCCGCACGGGGCTGTCCAAGGTCGGCCTGCCCGGGGCGAAACTGGGTCTGCAGAAGGAAGATCCGACCATTGCCGAGATGCTCAAGCCGCTTGGCTATGCGACCGGGCAGTTCGGCAAGAACCACCTCGGCGATCGAGATGAGTTCCTCCCGACGGCGCATGGTTTCGACGAGTTCTTCGGCAACCTCTATCACCTCAACGCGGAAGAGGAGCCGGAGAATTCTGACTACCCGAAGGATCCGGAGTTCAAGAAGAAGTACGGCCCGCGCGGCGTGATTCAATCAACCTCGGACGGCAAGATTACCGACACGGGCCCGCTGACCAAGAAGCGGATGGAGACGGTCGACGAGGAAGTGCTGGCCAAGGCTTCGGATTTTCTCGACCGCCAGGTCAAGGCGAAGAAGCCGTTCTTCTGCTGGTTCAACACCACGCGGATGCATAACTACACCCACGTCAGGCCGGAGAACCTTGGCAAGACGGGGCTCGGGTTCTACGCCGACGGGATGGTCGAGCACGACGCCATTATCGGCAAGCTGCTCGATTACGTGGACAAGCTGGGCGTCAAGGAAAACACGATCGTGATCTACACGACGGACAACGGCCCGATGACCTGCATGTTCCCCGATGGCGGCTTTACGCCATTTCGGAGTGAGAAGAACACGAACTGGGACGGCGGCTGGCGCGTGCCAGCAATGATCCGCTGGCCGGGCGTGGTGAAACCGGGCACGGTGTACAAGGAACTCGTCTCCTCGGAAGACTGGTTCCCGACGCTGCTCGCCGCGGCCGGCAATCCGGATGTGAAGGATCAGCTCGTCAAAGGGACGAAGGCGGGTGAGAAGTCGTTCAAGGTGCACCTCGACGGCTTCGATCAGATGGACTACCTCTCGGGCAAATCCGACAAGAGTGCCCGCAAGGCGTTCTTCTACTTCAGCGACGACGGCGACCTGCTCGCGCTCCGTAACGAGCGGTTCAAAGTGCACTTCATGATCCAGGAAGCGAAAGGGCTCGACGTCTGGAAGAACCCGTTCGTCAAGACGCGTCTGCCGGTTCTCTTCGATCTCAAGGTCGATCCCTATGAGAAGGGGGATGACGGCGTCGGTTATGAGGATTGGTTCTACCACCGGGCCTACGTGATGGTTCCGGCTCAGGACGCCGTGGCCAACATGATCGCGACGTTCAAGGAGTTCCCGCCCCGGCAGAAGCCGGCGAGCTTTACCGCGGGTGACGCCCTCGACGCCCTCTCCACAACGGGCGCTGGTAAGTAG
- a CDS encoding ethanolamine ammonia-lyase subunit EutB, whose product MRFSHVVRNERFDFPNLRDLLAKANEEKSGDRLAGVAATSERQRVAAKLALADVPLKTFVDDPVIDPGVDDVSQLILDTHDRAAFSPFSSLTVGEFRDWLVAADIDQPVDWPVVQKAITPEMAAAAARLMSNKDLVTVASRIRNVTRCRNTLGERGVLGIRLQPNHPADDIGGIILTTVEGLLYGCGDAVIGINPVTDSVDSVSSILSSIDRLIAKLGIPTQACCLAHVTTQMRCMERGVPVDLVFQSVAGTQEANASFGVTLSQLREAREMAIEQHRRRDVPWIGEQVMYFETGQGSALSAEAHHGVDQLTLEARAYAVARAFDPFLVNTVVGFIGPEYLYDERQIIRAGLEDHFMGKLLGLPMGCDVCYTNHAEADQNSADNLLVLLSAAGCNYFMGVPCGDDVMLSYQSTSFHDAAAMRQLFGLRPAPEFAAWLTRNSLTLGDHPTGDDSAAGRKLLASAMSLVDP is encoded by the coding sequence ATGCGATTCAGTCATGTCGTCCGAAACGAACGTTTCGACTTCCCCAATCTTCGGGATCTCCTGGCCAAGGCCAACGAGGAGAAATCGGGCGATCGTCTCGCCGGCGTGGCGGCAACATCGGAACGGCAGCGGGTCGCGGCGAAACTAGCCCTTGCAGACGTGCCGCTGAAAACCTTCGTCGACGATCCGGTCATCGATCCCGGCGTCGACGACGTTTCGCAACTCATTCTCGACACGCACGATCGCGCCGCGTTTTCCCCGTTCTCCTCACTCACCGTCGGCGAGTTCCGCGACTGGCTCGTCGCCGCCGACATCGATCAGCCTGTCGACTGGCCCGTGGTCCAGAAGGCCATCACGCCAGAAATGGCCGCAGCGGCCGCGCGGCTCATGAGCAACAAAGACCTGGTCACCGTTGCGAGCCGAATCCGTAACGTCACCCGCTGCCGTAACACGCTCGGCGAGCGTGGCGTTCTGGGCATTCGCCTTCAGCCCAATCACCCCGCCGATGACATCGGCGGCATCATCCTGACCACGGTGGAGGGACTGCTCTACGGCTGCGGTGACGCCGTCATCGGAATCAACCCCGTCACCGATTCCGTCGATTCCGTTTCCAGCATCCTCAGTAGCATCGATCGGTTGATCGCGAAGCTGGGAATCCCGACGCAGGCCTGCTGTCTCGCTCACGTCACGACGCAGATGCGATGCATGGAGCGCGGCGTCCCGGTGGACCTCGTCTTCCAATCCGTCGCCGGGACCCAGGAGGCCAATGCCTCGTTCGGCGTCACGCTGTCGCAGCTTCGCGAAGCCCGGGAGATGGCGATCGAGCAGCATCGGCGGCGCGACGTTCCCTGGATTGGCGAGCAGGTCATGTACTTTGAAACCGGCCAGGGGAGCGCCCTCTCCGCCGAGGCCCATCACGGCGTCGATCAGCTGACGCTGGAGGCCCGCGCCTACGCCGTCGCCCGCGCCTTCGATCCCTTCCTGGTGAACACCGTCGTGGGATTCATCGGCCCCGAGTATCTCTACGACGAGCGGCAGATCATCCGCGCGGGGCTCGAAGACCACTTCATGGGCAAGCTCCTGGGCCTGCCGATGGGCTGTGACGTCTGTTACACGAACCACGCCGAGGCCGACCAGAACTCCGCCGATAACCTGCTGGTGCTCCTTTCCGCCGCCGGGTGCAACTATTTCATGGGCGTCCCCTGCGGCGACGACGTAATGCTCAGCTATCAATCGACAAGCTTCCACGACGCTGCTGCGATGCGCCAGCTCTTCGGGCTTCGTCCGGCGCCGGAGTTCGCGGCATGGCTCACCAGGAATTCGCTGACGCTCGGCGACCACCCCACGGGTGATGACTCCGCAGCCGGCCGCAAACTGCTGGCCAGCGCCATGTCTCTCGTCGATCCATGA
- the eutC gene encoding ethanolamine ammonia-lyase subunit EutC yields MNDSLLGPSGHLAPLLNRIRDQTPARLFHGRSGLSYRTSTQLELRADHAAARDAVHTELVLERDFPEGFFASRPVVEVTSQAESRPQFLARPDLGRRLGPAAREALAQACPRQPDVQLVIGDGLSSAAVIRQVPELLPRLDALIAARGWRSGRLILVHRCRVGVMNEIGEWIAPGVVVLLIGERPGLATAESLSAYLAYRPREGDNDSRRNLISNIHARGTGPETAANRIANLIDQMLLHRISGCDLKEESSQRLMDGQFPSIGDTLGRPDVQPALRAGENVPARCQDLAAARDATNFPKEG; encoded by the coding sequence ATGAACGACTCCCTCCTTGGACCATCAGGCCACCTCGCACCGCTCCTCAACAGAATCCGCGATCAGACGCCCGCCCGCCTGTTCCACGGACGCAGCGGACTCAGTTACCGCACATCAACCCAGTTGGAACTCCGGGCCGACCACGCCGCGGCCCGCGACGCCGTTCACACGGAACTCGTGCTCGAGCGGGATTTCCCGGAGGGCTTCTTTGCGAGCCGTCCGGTCGTTGAGGTGACGAGTCAGGCCGAATCGAGGCCACAGTTCCTTGCCCGCCCCGATCTCGGGCGACGCCTCGGTCCGGCCGCTCGAGAGGCTCTCGCGCAGGCCTGCCCGCGGCAGCCCGATGTCCAGTTGGTCATCGGCGACGGGCTCTCTTCCGCAGCTGTCATCCGACAGGTTCCGGAACTCCTTCCACGTCTGGACGCCCTCATCGCCGCCCGCGGATGGCGAAGCGGGCGACTCATTCTCGTCCATCGCTGCCGCGTGGGCGTCATGAATGAAATTGGAGAATGGATTGCGCCCGGCGTCGTCGTCCTTCTGATCGGAGAACGTCCTGGCCTGGCGACCGCGGAAAGCCTCTCGGCCTATCTCGCATACCGACCGCGCGAAGGGGACAACGATTCCCGGCGGAATCTCATTTCGAACATCCATGCTCGCGGCACGGGCCCGGAGACGGCGGCCAACCGCATTGCAAACCTGATTGACCAGATGCTGCTGCATCGGATCAGCGGATGTGATTTGAAGGAAGAAAGCAGTCAGAGGCTGATGGACGGGCAATTCCCCAGTATCGGGGATACGTTAGGCCGCCCGGACGTTCAACCTGCCCTCCGCGCTGGCGAAAACGTCCCGGCTCGATGTCAGGATCTCGCTGCGGCACGCGACGCAACCAATTTCCCAAAGGAAGGTTAA
- a CDS encoding AraC family transcriptional regulator, giving the protein MQRVFADFEAFEEAVQHAEIRMTLLRRPRPRWVVGGLNVGSMHLQWGATGGRMVTEGAVVPGGYAIYMPLNRFATNKVNGQQLDAGSLMIAGSGSEFCIAGDDAYDWCSVFIPGRFAAGEDTSNSEPLRRGCRVVHVGRDPLRRIRRMVRSLMRLDAMLIGSIRQAACRVAQDAFRNLARNAIRAAGQSPGLVRGRPLADRQDVLEHAREHGCECSFAVPEMAASAHVSERTLRRAFQDWFGISPARYSRLRKFHHAREALRVADPSESSVTEVLAECGIFEFGRFAGEYRRLFGELPSQTHLRLYD; this is encoded by the coding sequence ATGCAGCGAGTCTTCGCCGACTTCGAAGCCTTCGAAGAGGCGGTCCAGCATGCCGAGATCCGGATGACGCTGCTCAGACGTCCCCGGCCCCGCTGGGTCGTGGGCGGGCTGAACGTCGGGTCGATGCATCTCCAATGGGGCGCCACCGGCGGACGCATGGTGACTGAGGGGGCGGTCGTCCCTGGCGGCTATGCGATCTACATGCCGCTCAACCGTTTCGCGACAAATAAGGTCAACGGTCAGCAGCTCGATGCTGGATCGCTGATGATCGCCGGATCCGGATCGGAATTCTGTATTGCCGGCGACGATGCCTATGACTGGTGCTCGGTTTTCATCCCGGGCCGTTTCGCCGCCGGCGAAGACACATCGAACTCCGAGCCGCTTCGTCGCGGGTGTCGCGTCGTCCATGTCGGTCGCGATCCATTGCGCCGCATCCGCCGAATGGTGCGATCGCTGATGAGGCTCGACGCCATGCTGATCGGCAGCATCCGCCAGGCGGCCTGCCGCGTTGCCCAGGACGCGTTCCGGAATCTCGCACGGAACGCGATCCGCGCCGCCGGGCAGTCTCCCGGTCTCGTTCGCGGACGACCATTGGCGGACCGCCAGGACGTTCTGGAACACGCCAGAGAACACGGCTGCGAATGTTCGTTCGCCGTCCCGGAGATGGCGGCCTCGGCACACGTCTCAGAACGAACCCTCCGCCGTGCGTTTCAGGATTGGTTCGGAATCAGTCCCGCGCGATACTCACGGCTGAGGAAATTCCACCACGCCCGTGAAGCACTGCGGGTGGCCGATCCCTCAGAGTCCAGCGTGACGGAAGTCCTCGCGGAGTGCGGCATCTTCGAGTTCGGACGCTTTGCCGGTGAGTACCGCAGGTTATTCGGAGAGCTTCCGTCCCAGACTCATCTCCGTCTCTACGACTGA
- a CDS encoding SRPBCC family protein — translation MVTVRRGETGRGWLLETDLWVPQQRETVFSLFADAFQLEAITPPWLNFEVITPRPIAIAAGTRIDYRLRLHGIPIRWQSEITVWEPPFRFVDEQRRGPYRWWRHEHVFEELDGGTVCHDRVEYGVPGGWLANRLFVERDVKRIFEYRREVIPRVLEQSVSTRGGRDVSGRA, via the coding sequence ATGGTGACTGTTCGCAGGGGAGAGACGGGGCGCGGGTGGCTCCTGGAAACGGACCTGTGGGTCCCGCAGCAACGCGAGACGGTGTTTTCGCTGTTCGCGGATGCGTTTCAGCTGGAGGCCATCACTCCGCCGTGGTTGAATTTCGAGGTGATCACGCCACGGCCGATCGCGATCGCGGCGGGGACCCGGATTGACTACCGCCTGAGGCTGCATGGCATTCCGATTCGCTGGCAGTCGGAAATCACTGTGTGGGAGCCGCCGTTTCGATTCGTGGATGAACAGCGTCGTGGGCCGTACCGCTGGTGGCGGCATGAGCACGTTTTCGAAGAACTGGACGGTGGAACCGTGTGCCACGACCGGGTGGAATACGGCGTGCCGGGGGGCTGGCTCGCGAACCGACTGTTCGTGGAACGGGACGTGAAGCGAATCTTCGAGTACCGGCGGGAGGTGATTCCGCGGGTGCTCGAACAGTCGGTCTCAACGCGCGGAGGACGCGACGTCAGCGGGCGAGCCTGA
- a CDS encoding dihydrodipicolinate synthase family protein: protein MSGSRLQGIFTPNLVPYQADGGINEGELRRYVDWLIDRGVHGLYPNGSTGEFTRFTPEERRRIGAIVADQTRGRVPILAGAAEANVRETLAACEYYADLGVRAVAIVAPFYYKLSPGSVYAYFKEIGRNTPIDVTLYNIPLFASPIDVPTVQRLAEECERIIAIKDSSGDIPHMIRMIKAVRPNRPEFSFLTGWDAALMPLLLVGCDGGTNASSGVVPELTRKLYELTLARQLDDARDLQYDLVTLFDTMLYQAEFPDGFRAAVTLRGFQMGQGRQPLSEKQHADLSALSNTLQCLLAAHGFADQPVKGCTPVDVWSTPPQAGKVQPDEISRIVQSVVAELKGRGMM from the coding sequence ATGTCCGGAAGTCGACTTCAGGGAATTTTTACTCCCAACCTCGTTCCGTATCAGGCTGACGGCGGGATCAACGAAGGCGAACTCCGTCGCTACGTCGACTGGCTGATCGACCGCGGCGTCCACGGACTCTATCCCAATGGCTCCACCGGGGAATTCACCCGCTTCACGCCCGAGGAACGTCGCCGGATCGGCGCGATCGTCGCCGACCAGACCCGCGGCCGCGTTCCCATCCTCGCCGGAGCCGCGGAAGCCAACGTCAGGGAAACCCTCGCCGCCTGCGAGTACTATGCCGACCTCGGCGTGCGGGCCGTCGCCATCGTCGCCCCCTTCTACTACAAGCTCAGCCCGGGCTCGGTGTACGCCTATTTCAAGGAAATCGGCCGCAACACCCCGATCGACGTCACGCTCTACAACATCCCGCTCTTTGCGAGCCCGATCGACGTCCCGACCGTTCAGCGCCTCGCCGAGGAATGCGAGCGGATCATCGCCATCAAGGATTCCTCTGGCGACATCCCGCACATGATCCGCATGATCAAGGCGGTTCGCCCGAATCGCCCTGAGTTCAGCTTCCTCACCGGCTGGGACGCAGCGCTCATGCCGCTGCTCCTGGTTGGCTGCGACGGTGGAACCAATGCCTCCAGCGGCGTCGTCCCCGAGTTGACCCGCAAGCTCTATGAGCTGACCCTGGCGCGACAACTCGACGACGCCCGCGACCTGCAGTACGACCTGGTGACCCTCTTCGACACGATGCTCTACCAAGCGGAATTCCCTGACGGCTTCCGTGCCGCCGTCACGCTCCGCGGCTTCCAGATGGGGCAGGGCCGTCAGCCCCTGTCAGAGAAGCAGCATGCCGATCTCTCGGCCCTGAGTAATACTCTTCAGTGCCTGCTCGCGGCCCACGGATTCGCCGATCAGCCGGTCAAGGGGTGCACGCCAGTCGACGTGTGGTCGACGCCTCCCCAGGCCGGCAAGGTGCAGCCGGACGAGATCTCCCGCATCGTCCAGTCAGTCGTCGCCGAACTCAAAGGCCGTGGGATGATGTAG
- a CDS encoding M23 family metallopeptidase, protein MSSDDVGGRLATGWSNLVIVKSGDLDHYDFHLKKDSVTVGYGDVVTEGMELGRVGNTGASSAPHLHFGVHAIDPAGVLRPVAISIRDDLQVPMNDHAIEVT, encoded by the coding sequence GTGTCGAGCGACGATGTCGGGGGACGGCTGGCGACTGGATGGTCCAATCTCGTGATCGTGAAGTCAGGAGACCTGGACCACTACGACTTCCACCTCAAGAAGGACTCGGTCACAGTCGGATACGGTGATGTCGTCACTGAAGGGATGGAACTCGGCCGCGTCGGGAATACCGGGGCGTCATCGGCGCCCCACCTCCACTTCGGCGTTCATGCGATCGATCCCGCCGGTGTGCTGCGTCCTGTCGCGATCTCGATTCGGGACGACCTTCAGGTTCCAATGAACGACCACGCCATCGAAGTGACCTGA
- the folB gene encoding dihydroneopterin aldolase, whose protein sequence is MTDFIEIEDLLVRTIIGVNPEERENRQDVVISLRLDTDLRPAARTDSIDDAVNYRTITKSVIAFVEQSSFHLVEKLAEEIARLCLREPRVERVRVHLRKPGALRFSRTVGVCIERNRNDFQPRS, encoded by the coding sequence ATGACCGACTTCATCGAAATCGAAGATCTGCTCGTCCGCACCATCATCGGCGTCAATCCTGAGGAACGCGAGAACCGACAGGATGTCGTCATCTCTCTGCGGCTCGACACCGACCTCCGGCCAGCGGCCCGCACCGACTCCATCGACGACGCCGTCAACTACCGCACCATCACCAAGTCCGTGATTGCGTTCGTCGAGCAGTCGAGCTTCCACCTTGTCGAGAAGCTGGCCGAGGAGATCGCCCGGCTGTGCCTTCGTGAACCCCGTGTCGAGCGCGTGAGAGTTCATCTCCGAAAGCCAGGCGCGCTGCGGTTCTCCCGAACCGTCGGAGTCTGCATCGAGCGAAATCGAAATGACTTCCAGCCCCGGTCCTGA
- the folK gene encoding 2-amino-4-hydroxy-6-hydroxymethyldihydropteridine diphosphokinase, with protein MTSSPGPDPAGLSTGIVVVMLGSNIAPERNLPAAVGELSGMGRILAVSSVWQTAAVGDTTQADFCNAAVLLETASNPIEFLRHLNEIEARLGRVRDPRNKNAARTIDLDLAVVPGPPQSVAGKALPDPDIAERVFLAIPLSEVLPSFQLPDGRPITEVASLLQERDAEKLRLRPRPDIRLAR; from the coding sequence ATGACTTCCAGCCCCGGTCCTGATCCCGCCGGGCTGTCGACCGGGATCGTCGTGGTGATGCTCGGTTCGAACATCGCCCCCGAGCGCAATCTCCCCGCCGCGGTCGGGGAACTCTCAGGAATGGGCCGGATTCTGGCCGTTTCATCCGTCTGGCAGACCGCCGCCGTCGGAGACACGACCCAGGCCGACTTCTGCAATGCTGCTGTATTGCTCGAGACAGCTTCGAATCCCATCGAATTCCTGCGGCACCTGAACGAGATCGAGGCGCGCCTGGGCCGCGTCCGCGATCCGCGGAACAAGAACGCGGCCCGCACGATCGATCTCGATCTCGCGGTGGTCCCGGGACCGCCGCAATCGGTCGCCGGGAAGGCCCTGCCCGATCCTGACATCGCCGAACGGGTTTTTCTCGCGATCCCCCTCAGCGAAGTGCTGCCCTCTTTTCAGCTTCCCGACGGCCGGCCCATTACTGAAGTCGCCAGTCTGCTTCAGGAGCGTGACGCAGAAAAGCTTCGCCTCCGGCCCCGCCCCGACATCAGGCTCGCCCGCTGA
- a CDS encoding HdeD family acid-resistance protein, translating into MNDSRTPGTTRLMLSGIVLMIAGGFSMVSPAVAGKAVVIVIGAILSVAGGAQIFQGVRSEGWTHKTAPLVLGTLILLAGLAVLAHPILGLETLTLMLALFLGVEGLWKIIMSFSYRPAAGWIAMLISGLIAMALGWMIWSQWPLSGLWAVGVFVGVDLLTTGCALVVLAVTLKHVHRVIQEAASV; encoded by the coding sequence ATGAACGATTCACGAACGCCCGGGACAACCCGGCTGATGCTTTCCGGAATTGTGCTGATGATTGCGGGGGGCTTTTCAATGGTCAGTCCGGCCGTCGCCGGGAAGGCCGTGGTGATCGTGATCGGGGCGATTCTTTCCGTTGCGGGCGGCGCTCAGATTTTTCAGGGCGTGCGTAGCGAGGGCTGGACTCACAAGACGGCCCCTTTGGTTCTGGGAACCTTGATCCTGCTGGCCGGACTGGCGGTTCTCGCTCACCCGATCCTCGGGCTCGAAACCCTGACGCTCATGTTGGCGCTGTTTCTTGGCGTCGAAGGCCTCTGGAAAATCATCATGTCGTTCTCCTACAGGCCGGCCGCCGGCTGGATCGCCATGCTGATCAGCGGCCTCATCGCCATGGCTCTGGGCTGGATGATCTGGAGCCAATGGCCCCTCTCCGGGCTCTGGGCAGTGGGCGTGTTTGTCGGAGTCGACCTTCTGACGACCGGTTGCGCTCTGGTGGTGCTGGCGGTCACCCTGAAACACGTCCATCGCGTGATTCAGGAAGCCGCAAGCGTGTAA
- a CDS encoding SDR family NAD(P)-dependent oxidoreductase, which yields MDLRGQNAIVTGGAVRLGLAIAHKLAFEGANVCVHCHSHAGEVQGVLSELRGHGVAAVAVAASFTEPVAAAQAVFERANSELGPVSILVNNAAIFEAATLASTTEDRWRRHLAINLQAPAFLCREFAERLPEGRQGSIVNIADWRGLRPPAGHLPYTVSKAGLIALTKVLAQELAPRIQVNAVAPGAILPPPGAGKDALKEMAERNPLQRTGRGSDVANAVAYLLKSEFINGEVLHVTGGEEL from the coding sequence ATGGATCTTAGAGGACAGAACGCCATCGTGACCGGCGGCGCCGTCCGGCTTGGACTGGCCATCGCGCACAAGCTCGCGTTCGAGGGGGCGAATGTCTGCGTCCATTGCCACAGCCATGCCGGCGAAGTGCAGGGCGTTCTCAGCGAACTCCGCGGTCACGGTGTCGCCGCGGTCGCCGTCGCCGCGAGCTTCACCGAACCTGTCGCGGCCGCCCAGGCCGTCTTCGAGCGTGCGAACAGCGAGCTGGGGCCGGTCTCGATTCTCGTGAACAACGCCGCCATCTTTGAAGCGGCGACGCTTGCCAGCACCACCGAAGATCGATGGCGCCGGCACCTCGCGATTAACCTCCAGGCCCCGGCGTTTCTCTGCCGCGAATTCGCTGAACGCCTCCCCGAAGGCCGCCAGGGCAGTATCGTGAACATCGCCGACTGGCGCGGCCTCAGGCCCCCCGCGGGACACTTGCCCTACACCGTCTCCAAGGCCGGGCTGATCGCCCTTACGAAAGTGCTCGCCCAGGAACTCGCCCCCCGAATCCAGGTGAACGCAGTCGCCCCGGGAGCGATCCTCCCTCCGCCGGGGGCCGGGAAAGACGCCCTCAAGGAGATGGCCGAACGAAATCCCCTCCAGCGAACCGGGCGAGGCTCCGACGTCGCGAACGCGGTCGCCTACCTGTTGAAGTCGGAATTTATCAATGGCGAGGTTCTTCACGTCACGGGCGGCGAGGAACTGTGA
- a CDS encoding amino acid permease gives MTDPAPDDVANVRAHDAKMLGRLGYKQELARRMSGFSNLAISLSIICVLAGGLTSFHLGYCSVGGAAIGIGWPVACMMSLAVAAAMAQLASAFPTAGGLYHWAAILGGRGWGWVTAWFNIVGLVTVLAAINVGAFEFLTRAFLPDVEPGLSLQLSIVGVITVSQAILNHLGIRLTTRLTDFSGYWILTVSLVLTVVLLAVTRSFDLSRLITFSNFSGQPADSPVWPGTESIAWLFALGLLLPAYTITGFDASAHVAEETLNADHTVPVGILRSVLVSGIAGWIMLSAIVLAIPDPAEAAAQGSTVFFGTLRAIVPPVVVHFLCGAIVVAQYLCGLATVTSASRMAFAFARDGGLPFSNSLRTVHPDLKTPVAAIWTVSAASFLFTVYSPVYSTITAVCTISLYISYVLPIAIGFIVYRKSWKQMGPWDLGRWFRPLALVSVLYCTMLIVIGMQPPNDKSFIVLSGLCVLLLIGWFLAARRHFVGPPRIMQELRHARMGASSLPSQVPEEATT, from the coding sequence GTGACTGACCCCGCTCCCGATGACGTCGCCAACGTTCGGGCTCATGACGCCAAGATGCTCGGGCGCCTGGGCTACAAGCAGGAACTCGCCCGGCGGATGTCGGGTTTCTCCAACCTCGCGATTTCACTCTCGATCATCTGCGTTCTCGCCGGCGGACTGACCTCATTCCACCTCGGTTACTGCAGCGTCGGGGGAGCGGCCATTGGGATTGGATGGCCCGTCGCCTGCATGATGTCGCTCGCGGTCGCCGCAGCCATGGCTCAACTGGCCTCGGCCTTTCCCACCGCCGGCGGTCTCTATCATTGGGCCGCCATTCTCGGCGGCCGAGGCTGGGGCTGGGTGACGGCCTGGTTCAACATCGTCGGCCTCGTCACCGTGCTGGCGGCGATCAACGTCGGCGCCTTCGAGTTTCTGACGAGGGCCTTCCTGCCGGACGTCGAGCCCGGCCTTTCCCTGCAACTTTCCATCGTCGGAGTCATCACGGTTTCCCAGGCGATCCTCAACCACCTCGGGATCCGGCTGACAACGCGCCTGACCGATTTCAGCGGCTACTGGATCCTCACCGTGTCACTGGTTCTCACGGTGGTTCTGCTTGCCGTCACACGGTCCTTCGACCTGAGTCGCCTCATCACCTTTTCCAACTTCAGCGGACAGCCGGCAGATTCTCCAGTCTGGCCCGGCACCGAATCGATCGCCTGGCTCTTCGCCCTCGGCCTGCTCCTTCCGGCCTATACGATCACGGGTTTCGACGCCTCGGCCCACGTCGCCGAAGAGACGCTGAACGCCGATCACACCGTCCCCGTCGGAATCCTGCGTTCCGTCCTCGTCTCGGGCATCGCGGGCTGGATCATGCTCTCGGCCATCGTTCTCGCGATTCCCGATCCCGCCGAAGCGGCCGCGCAAGGCAGCACGGTGTTCTTCGGAACGCTGCGTGCCATCGTTCCTCCAGTCGTCGTCCACTTTCTCTGCGGCGCCATCGTCGTCGCGCAGTATTTGTGCGGCCTCGCGACAGTGACATCCGCCTCGCGCATGGCCTTCGCCTTTGCCCGCGACGGCGGTCTCCCCTTCTCGAACTCACTGCGGACGGTTCATCCCGATCTGAAAACGCCCGTTGCCGCGATCTGGACAGTCTCCGCCGCGTCGTTTCTCTTTACCGTCTATTCGCCCGTGTACTCCACGATCACCGCCGTCTGCACGATCTCGCTGTACATCTCGTATGTCCTCCCGATCGCGATCGGCTTCATCGTCTACCGCAAGTCGTGGAAGCAGATGGGCCCGTGGGACCTCGGCCGCTGGTTCCGACCACTGGCGCTGGTGAGCGTCCTGTACTGCACCATGTTGATTGTCATCGGCATGCAACCGCCGAACGACAAGTCGTTCATCGTCCTGTCGGGCCTCTGCGTGCTTCTCCTGATCGGGTGGTTTCTCGCTGCGCGTCGACATTTTGTTGGACCGCCCCGCATCATGCAGGAGCTGCGACACGCTCGAATGGGTGCGTCATCCCTTCCGTCTCAAGTCCCGGAGGAGGCGACGACATGA